A stretch of the Mycobacteroides immunogenum genome encodes the following:
- a CDS encoding enoyl-CoA hydratase/isomerase family protein: MSATLTRDGAIATLVLGTDENRFTLSFIDEVNARIDEVLADEEPTALVVTGSGKFFSNGLDVEYLGANPDKLGEYITEVQKIFVRLLTLPVPTVAAVNGHAYGAGAMVALSCDYRVMRADRGFFCLPEVNVGLPFTPGMAALCQGRMTPQAASATMPSGQRYGGDDCVRLQIVDAAVNEDEVFSTAKGFVEPLVGKNRGTLGTIKNGMYGAIVPLLLAGLG; the protein is encoded by the coding sequence GTGTCTGCAACTCTTACGCGCGACGGCGCGATCGCCACCCTTGTCCTCGGCACCGACGAGAACCGGTTCACCTTGTCGTTCATCGATGAGGTCAACGCCCGGATCGATGAGGTACTGGCCGACGAGGAACCCACCGCACTTGTCGTGACCGGCAGCGGCAAGTTCTTCTCCAACGGGCTGGATGTCGAGTATCTGGGCGCCAACCCGGACAAGCTCGGTGAGTACATCACCGAGGTTCAGAAGATCTTCGTCCGGCTGCTCACCCTTCCGGTTCCCACCGTGGCCGCCGTGAACGGGCACGCCTACGGCGCGGGGGCCATGGTCGCCCTCAGCTGCGACTACCGGGTGATGCGCGCCGACCGCGGATTCTTCTGCCTGCCTGAGGTGAATGTCGGGCTGCCGTTCACACCGGGCATGGCCGCGTTGTGTCAGGGCCGGATGACCCCGCAGGCCGCGTCGGCCACCATGCCGAGTGGCCAGCGCTACGGCGGTGACGACTGCGTGCGACTGCAGATCGTCGACGCCGCGGTCAACGAAGATGAGGTGTTCAGCACCGCAAAGGGATTCGTGGAGCCGCTGGTGGGTAAGAACCGCGGCACACTGGGCACCATCAAGAACGGTATGTACGGCGCTATCGTGCCGCTGCTACTTGCCGGGCTGGGCTGA
- a CDS encoding acyl-CoA thioesterase, whose protein sequence is MTKPELPTRDDFPVHRRHQTRWADNDVYGHVNNVVYYAWFDTAVNGWLMEAAGCDIRDLPAIGVVAETSCKYLAEVSFPDELSIGLALEHSGRSSVIYKLAVFTVVDGVVENTPRALGRFVHVYVDSEARTPVPIPEQVATALEQLR, encoded by the coding sequence ATGACCAAGCCCGAACTGCCTACCAGGGACGACTTCCCGGTGCACCGCCGCCACCAGACTCGCTGGGCCGACAACGATGTCTACGGACATGTCAACAACGTCGTCTACTACGCCTGGTTCGACACCGCCGTCAACGGTTGGCTGATGGAGGCCGCCGGGTGCGATATTCGCGACCTGCCCGCCATCGGCGTGGTGGCCGAAACCTCATGCAAGTACCTGGCAGAGGTGTCATTTCCCGATGAACTGTCCATCGGTCTGGCCCTGGAGCACAGTGGCCGCAGCAGCGTCATCTACAAGCTCGCGGTGTTCACCGTCGTCGATGGCGTGGTCGAGAACACCCCCCGCGCATTGGGCCGGTTCGTGCACGTCTACGTAGACTCCGAAGCTCGGACTCCTGTCCCCATCCCCGAGCAAGTAGCGACAGCTCTCGAACAGTTGAGGTAA
- a CDS encoding MarR family winged helix-turn-helix transcriptional regulator translates to MDIDGTASLGYLLTRTATSLRGKVAARLEPMGLSLPEYICMQILRTYPGMSNSELARQAMVTRQAMNAVLHRLEQEGLISRPESADHGRSLPARLTRRGSTQLDKAVEAVTAGEDEVMEKLTADERRALKAMLAKCVPSQLP, encoded by the coding sequence ATGGATATCGACGGCACCGCGAGCCTGGGGTACTTGCTGACCCGTACCGCGACATCACTGCGGGGTAAGGTCGCGGCCCGTTTGGAGCCGATGGGCCTGAGCCTCCCCGAGTACATCTGCATGCAAATTCTGCGGACCTACCCGGGCATGTCCAATTCGGAACTGGCCCGGCAAGCGATGGTCACTCGGCAGGCGATGAATGCGGTACTGCACCGGCTGGAGCAAGAGGGCCTCATCAGCCGGCCCGAGAGCGCCGACCACGGCCGCTCCCTGCCCGCTCGGCTGACGCGGCGCGGCAGTACCCAACTGGACAAGGCGGTGGAGGCGGTGACCGCAGGCGAGGACGAGGTCATGGAGAAGCTGACCGCGGATGAGCGGCGCGCCTTGAAGGCGATGCTGGCCAAATGTGTTCCGAGTCAGCTGCCATGA
- a CDS encoding TetR/AcrR family transcriptional regulator — MTKPATRGRKTTRPSGDERIQAILATAEELLGQRPLTDVSVDDLARGAGISRPTFYFYFSSKEAVLLTLAERIIEEADANVARIDPAAMTSPAQYWRAVIKAYFDAFGSHRSITVALSSMQGTSPELDQRWSEVTENWVSNTTLGIEAERARGAAPSAIPARDIAIALNLINQAMMRATFTGQQPAVTDGDVVDTLLHVWLNAIYGGVHANS; from the coding sequence GTGACAAAACCGGCTACGAGAGGCCGCAAAACAACGCGCCCCTCCGGGGACGAACGGATACAGGCGATCCTGGCGACCGCCGAAGAACTCCTGGGCCAGCGCCCCCTCACCGACGTATCCGTCGATGATCTGGCGCGCGGCGCGGGGATCTCCCGGCCCACGTTCTACTTCTACTTCTCCTCCAAGGAGGCCGTGCTGCTCACGCTCGCCGAGCGCATCATCGAGGAGGCCGACGCCAACGTCGCGCGTATCGACCCGGCCGCCATGACGAGTCCCGCGCAGTATTGGCGCGCGGTGATCAAGGCCTACTTCGACGCCTTCGGCTCGCACCGCTCAATCACTGTCGCGTTGTCCAGCATGCAAGGAACAAGCCCCGAGCTGGATCAACGCTGGTCCGAGGTGACCGAGAACTGGGTCTCCAACACGACGCTGGGCATCGAGGCAGAACGCGCCCGTGGCGCGGCGCCGAGCGCGATTCCCGCCCGCGATATTGCGATCGCGCTCAACCTCATCAACCAGGCGATGATGCGGGCCACCTTCACCGGTCAGCAACCGGCCGTCACCGACGGTGACGTAGTCGATACTCTGCTCCACGTCTGGCTCAATGCGATCTATGGAGGGGTTCATGCGAATTCGTAG
- a CDS encoding flavin-containing monooxygenase produces the protein MTEHVDIVIVGAGLSGIGMACRITRELPGKQFVVLEARERIGGTWDLFRYPGIRSDSDMFTLGYNFRPWTSTKGIADGTSIREYVTETAREFGVDEKVRFGHKVVGAEWSSERGLWTLRVEHAGETVELTTQFLLGCTGYYNYDEGFTPAFEGIEDFAGQVVHPQHWPEDLDYAGKKVVVIGSGATAMTLVPAMAKTAGHVTMLQRSPTYVVSLPSTDALAVALQGKLPAALAYPIVKWKNQMVSFISYQTSRRDPERMKGILRALLKRQLPDFDLDKHFTPKYNPWDQRLCVVPDSDLFRALRKGTASIATDRIARFTPKGILLESGEELEADIVVTATGLNVQLAGGLRPVVDGVQLNPADSVSYKGLMLTGLPNFIFTFGYTNASWTLRADLVSQYTCRLLKHMDKEGQTVVWPVEPDTAERLPFLEDLVSGYVTRGENAMPHQVPLAPWRSYQNYFRELPVLKYGKVADKGVRFSRVKASREVPVAIGR, from the coding sequence ATGACCGAACATGTCGACATTGTCATCGTGGGCGCCGGACTCTCGGGTATCGGCATGGCCTGCCGTATCACCCGTGAGCTGCCGGGCAAGCAGTTCGTGGTGCTGGAGGCGCGTGAGCGCATCGGTGGTACCTGGGATCTTTTCCGTTACCCCGGTATCCGTTCCGATTCCGACATGTTCACCCTGGGCTACAACTTCCGGCCGTGGACGAGTACCAAGGGCATCGCGGACGGCACCTCCATCCGCGAGTACGTGACCGAGACCGCGCGTGAGTTCGGTGTGGACGAGAAGGTCCGGTTCGGCCACAAGGTTGTGGGCGCCGAATGGTCCTCCGAGCGGGGGCTGTGGACGCTGCGGGTCGAGCACGCGGGTGAGACCGTCGAATTGACGACCCAGTTCTTGTTGGGCTGCACCGGGTACTACAACTACGACGAGGGCTTCACGCCCGCGTTCGAGGGGATCGAGGACTTTGCCGGGCAGGTGGTGCACCCGCAGCACTGGCCCGAGGATCTGGACTACGCGGGCAAGAAGGTTGTGGTCATCGGTAGTGGCGCGACGGCCATGACCCTGGTTCCGGCGATGGCGAAGACGGCAGGCCATGTGACGATGTTGCAGCGTTCGCCCACCTATGTGGTGTCGCTGCCGTCGACCGATGCGCTCGCCGTCGCGCTGCAGGGCAAGTTGCCGGCCGCGCTCGCGTACCCGATCGTGAAGTGGAAGAACCAGATGGTCAGCTTCATCAGCTACCAGACCAGCCGCCGCGACCCCGAGCGCATGAAGGGCATTCTGCGCGCGCTGCTCAAGCGTCAGCTGCCCGACTTCGACCTGGATAAGCACTTCACGCCGAAGTACAACCCGTGGGACCAGCGGCTGTGTGTGGTACCGGATTCGGACCTATTCCGTGCGCTGCGTAAGGGCACCGCGTCCATCGCCACCGATCGGATCGCGCGCTTCACCCCGAAGGGCATCCTGCTTGAGTCCGGTGAAGAACTCGAGGCCGACATCGTGGTCACCGCCACGGGCCTGAATGTTCAGCTGGCCGGAGGACTGCGGCCCGTCGTGGATGGTGTCCAGCTGAACCCCGCGGATTCGGTGAGCTACAAGGGTTTGATGTTGACCGGCCTGCCGAACTTCATCTTCACGTTCGGGTACACGAACGCCTCGTGGACCCTGCGGGCCGATCTGGTGTCGCAGTACACCTGCCGGCTGCTTAAGCACATGGATAAGGAAGGGCAGACGGTGGTGTGGCCGGTTGAGCCCGACACCGCTGAGCGGCTGCCGTTCTTGGAGGATTTGGTGTCCGGGTATGTCACCCGCGGCGAGAATGCGATGCCGCATCAGGTGCCGCTGGCTCCGTGGCGCTCGTACCAGAACTACTTCCGCGAGCTGCCCGTGCTCAAGTACGGCAAGGTCGCCGACAAGGGCGTGCGTTTCAGCAGGGTCAAGGCCTCGCGCGAGGTTCCCGTTGCAATAGGCAGGTAA
- a CDS encoding ArsR/SmtB family transcription factor: MQSAPGHSHWERVFKALADPTRRELLDRLHEHNGQTLSQLCEGVAMARQSATQHLGVLESANLISTVRQGREKLHYLNPVPLHEIQERWIDKFERPRLRALSAIKQRAEEPDMSQPTFVYTTYINSTPEKVWQAITDPELSGAYWGHANVSDWQEGSRWEHRRIDGSGVADVVGTVVESDPPRKLVTTWADPAGGANAAVSTVTFLIQPYQDIVRLTVSHADLADPTEYAQASGGWAAVLSNLKSFLETGAPLPTEPWTQPS, encoded by the coding sequence GTGCAGTCAGCACCCGGCCATTCTCATTGGGAGAGGGTTTTCAAGGCCCTCGCCGACCCGACTCGGCGCGAGCTGCTGGACCGGCTGCACGAACACAATGGTCAGACGTTGAGTCAGCTCTGCGAAGGTGTCGCCATGGCACGTCAATCGGCGACTCAACATCTGGGCGTACTCGAGTCCGCCAACCTGATCAGCACCGTGCGACAGGGCCGCGAGAAGCTGCACTATCTCAACCCGGTTCCGCTGCATGAGATTCAGGAACGGTGGATCGACAAGTTCGAACGCCCGCGGCTGCGGGCGTTGAGCGCCATCAAGCAGCGAGCGGAGGAGCCGGACATGTCTCAACCAACTTTCGTCTACACCACCTACATCAACAGCACACCCGAAAAGGTGTGGCAGGCAATCACCGATCCCGAACTCAGCGGCGCGTACTGGGGACATGCGAATGTCTCGGACTGGCAAGAGGGTTCACGTTGGGAACATCGGCGGATAGACGGCTCGGGCGTCGCCGACGTGGTCGGCACCGTGGTGGAGAGCGATCCGCCACGCAAGCTGGTGACCACCTGGGCGGACCCGGCCGGCGGGGCCAATGCCGCGGTGTCCACTGTCACCTTTCTGATTCAGCCATATCAGGACATCGTGCGGCTGACCGTCTCCCATGCTGATCTGGCCGACCCCACCGAGTACGCACAGGCCAGTGGTGGATGGGCCGCGGTGTTGTCAAACCTCAAGTCCTTCTTGGAGACCGGCGCTCCACTGCCGACGGAGCCGTGGACCCAGCCCAGCTGA
- a CDS encoding alcohol dehydrogenase catalytic domain-containing protein, giving the protein MRIRSAVLHAAPIDRPYRDTHPLKVIELELDPPGPGEVLVRIEAAGLCHSDLSVVDGNRIRPVPMALGHEAAGVIAEVGPGVRDVAVGDHVVLVYVPSCGACRYCSSGRPALCPDAAAANGRGDLIRGGTRLHDVDGAEVRHHLGVSGFADHAVVDRNSVVVIDKSVPLDTAALFGCAMLTGFGAVTHTASVRPGDSVAVFGLGGVGLAVVMSAAAAGAGEVLAIDPVPAKRQLALELGATSACAPDEAPGGHDWVFEVVGSAAVLEQAYALTGRGGGTVSVGLPHPDARITLPALNIVAEGRSILGSYMGSAQPQQDIPAMLALWRVGRLPVEKLKSGELPLDDINIALDALADGYAVRQVLRP; this is encoded by the coding sequence ATGCGAATTCGTAGTGCGGTGCTGCACGCGGCGCCGATCGACCGGCCGTATCGGGACACCCATCCGCTGAAAGTCATTGAGCTGGAACTCGACCCACCGGGCCCCGGCGAGGTGCTGGTGCGGATCGAAGCCGCCGGCCTGTGCCACTCGGATCTGTCGGTGGTCGACGGCAACCGGATCCGCCCGGTGCCCATGGCGCTCGGCCACGAGGCGGCCGGCGTCATCGCCGAGGTGGGTCCCGGTGTGCGCGACGTCGCCGTCGGCGATCACGTGGTGCTCGTCTACGTACCGAGCTGTGGCGCCTGCAGATACTGCTCGTCCGGCCGCCCCGCCCTGTGTCCGGACGCCGCCGCGGCGAACGGCCGCGGCGACCTGATCCGTGGCGGAACCCGCCTGCACGATGTGGACGGCGCCGAGGTGCGACACCATCTGGGCGTCTCCGGCTTCGCTGATCACGCTGTAGTGGACCGTAATTCGGTGGTCGTCATCGACAAGAGCGTGCCCCTGGATACCGCCGCGCTCTTCGGCTGCGCGATGCTCACCGGTTTCGGCGCGGTCACCCACACCGCCTCGGTACGCCCCGGCGACTCGGTCGCGGTGTTCGGCTTGGGTGGCGTCGGGCTGGCCGTGGTGATGTCGGCGGCCGCCGCCGGTGCGGGCGAGGTGCTCGCCATCGACCCGGTGCCCGCCAAACGCCAACTGGCCCTCGAACTCGGCGCCACCAGCGCCTGCGCACCGGATGAGGCACCCGGCGGACACGACTGGGTGTTCGAGGTGGTCGGGTCGGCCGCCGTGCTGGAGCAGGCGTACGCGCTCACCGGTCGCGGCGGTGGCACCGTCTCGGTGGGCCTACCGCACCCCGACGCCCGAATCACACTGCCCGCGTTGAATATTGTGGCCGAAGGCCGCAGCATCCTGGGCTCGTACATGGGATCGGCGCAACCGCAGCAGGACATCCCCGCCATGCTGGCACTGTGGCGCGTCGGACGCTTGCCGGTGGAAAAGCTGAAGTCCGGAGAGCTGCCCCTCGATGACATCAACATCGCGCTGGACGCGCTGGCGGACGGATACGCGGTGCGTCAGGTGTTGCGCCCATGA